The genomic segment ACAACAGATCGTAGGCCTTCTTGATCGCCGCAATCCGGTCCGAGGAAAACCCGTGCCGGCGGAGCCCGACGGAATTCAAGCCATAGAGATGGGCACGATACCCGCCGGCCGCGCGCGTAAACGGCGGCACATCCTGCCCGATCGCGCAGCACCCGCCCACCATGGCATAGGCGCCCACACGGACGAATTGATGGATGCCGGTCAAGCCGCCGATGATCGCATGGTCGCCGACGGTAATGTGCCCGGCTAGGCTGGCGGCGTTCGCCATGATCAGATGGCTCCCCAAGCGGCAATCGTGCGCCACATGCACATAGGCCATGAGAAAGTTCTTATTGCCGACGGAGGTGATCCCGCCGCCCTGCACCGTCGCGCGGTTAACCGTGACATATTCGCGGAAAATATTATCATCGCCAATGACGACTTTGGTCGGCTCCCCCTTATACCCCAAATGCTGCGGAGGGCCGCCGATCGATGAAAAGGGATGGAATTCGTTGCGCTCGCCGATGTCGGTCCATCCCTCCACCGTGACATGGGAGAGGAGGCGGGTGCCTTTGCCGATCGTCACATGCTCGCCGACCAGGCAAAACGGCCCCACCGCCACGTCATCGGCCAGCTTTGCCTTGGGATGCACTATCGCTGTCGCATGAATCTGCACGCTAAACCTCCAGTGATCCGTGATCGGTGATGGGTGATAAGACGGAACGGCGGGACGCGCGAGAAACGCGCGACTCGGTCATGCCTCGCATCCCGCATGGCTCGCCCGCCGTGCGGCAGATCACGCATCACCCTTCACAGCTTTTTCTTCCGTCACCATCGCCGTCACTTCGGCTTCACACACCAACTCGTCGTCCACAAACGCTTTCGCTTGCATCTTCCAGAACGGAGCCCGTTTTTTCACCACCTCGATCTCGAACCGCAGTTGGTCTCCGGGCACCACAGGCTTCCGGAACTTCGCATGATCGATCCCGGTAAGATAGACCACCGGCTGCCCGGTCGTGATGACCGACTTGAACGCCAGCACCCCGCCGACCTGCGCCATCGCTTCGATGATCAACACACCCGGCATGACCGGCCGGCCCGGGAAATGGCCTTGAAAAAACGGTTCATTGACCGTGACATTCTTGATCCCGACAATGCGGCGATCGGGCTCCAGTTCCTTGATCCGATCGACCAGTAAAAACGGATACCGGTGCGGGAGTAATGCCTGAATCTCTGCTTGTTCCATACCTGCCATTGCCGCTGCCTCCTCTCCCCGTTGCGCCTGCCTGCGATTATTTGTTCTGGCGGTCGAACTCTTTCACCACCTGATCGGTCACATCCAGCGCCGGCTGATGATAGAGCACGATCCGGACCGAGGTAATGCTCCCCTTGTCGAGAATGGCCAGGTACCCCTCTTTTTGCGCCACCGCCTGAGCCGCCTCGGCAATTTTCTTCGAATACTCCATCACCATCTCCCGCTGCTTCTGCTGCACCTCGCGGTTAAAGTCCGCCAGGCGCCGCTGATAGGCTTCGAGCTTCGCCCGGAACTGCTCTTGTTTCTCCTGCTTGGCCTGCTCGCTCAGCTTGCTATTGGGGTCCTGAATGGACTGCTCGAAGTCTTTCAATTCCTGGTCGTCCGCGCTGATGATTTTCTGGCGCGTCAGCGAGTAGCTCTTCATCTCCTCCAAGGCCCGCTTCCCCGCCGCCGATCGCTCCATCACCGCCTGCTGGTCCATCACACCGACTTTGGCCGGTTCCGCCGCCAGCGCGGATTGCACCAGCCCCACACACCCCAGCACCAATCCAAGCCCCCATGCGATTCCCTGATGTCGTTTCATCGCGCGCCTTCCCTCCTGTTAGGGATATTCTCGGTTGAATTCCTCGATCACCTGCCCGGAAATATCGAGCGTGTCGTCATGATAGAACGTGGGTCCGCCCTTGCCCTTGTCGAAGACCACCTGAAGCCCCAACCGCTTGGCCACCTTGCCGGCGACCAGCTCGACCTTCTCACGGAAACCATCCATCACGTCCTTCTGCTTTTCCTGCACTTCCCGATTGAGGTCCGTCACCTTCTGCTGATACTCCTGCATCCGGCGGCGAAACACTTCTTCGCGCTCCCGTTTCGCCGCAGGGCTGAGGACGCTGGCCTGCTTCACAAAGTCCTCCTCCATCCGGCGCAGCTCTTTTTCATCCAACTCGATCAGGATCTGGCGGTTTTTCGCAAACGCCGCGAGGCTGTCCTTGGTTTTTTTTCCGGCCGCCGTATCGGACAGAATGCGCGCGGGATCCAGCACCCCGACCTTTCCCTCCACCTTGCCGCCGGCTCCGGCGCAGCCGGTTGCAGACGCCACCAGAACAACCAGGAGGGCCACCTGCGTCCAGCCTGCCATTGACCATGCAAATCTATTCACAGCGTCCCTTCTCACCAGACTCCTTCACTTTCCGCTTAGAAAATAGACCCGATCGTGAACTCAAACACACCCGTCCGCTCGCCAACCTTCGGATCCAAATTCAGCCCGTAGGCCACCCGCAGAGGACCGAAGGGAGAAATCCACCGGCCTTCGATACCCGCCGCTTTCCGCAAATTCAGCGAGAGCTTCTCATTATCGTCGAAGCCCTTTCCATAATCGAAGAAGATCACGCCATTGAGCTTCGCTTCGGATGAAATCGTAAAGACATAGTCGAAGTTGAAGATCAATTGTTTCGAGGCGCCGACGATGGTGTAGAAATTCGGGACCACAGGACCAGCCTTACCAAACGCAAAGCCGCGCATCGTATTGATGCCGCCGACAAAGAACCGCTCGGTCAGCGGGACCTGCCGTTCCCCCAACGCCTCTACCGCGGCATAGCGGGCGCGCACCGCGAACCGGGTATCGAACGGCAACGGCGTATACTTCATGATGTCGAGATTATATTTGTAAAAATTATTGCTTCCTCCGAGCATCGGAGTGCCAAGGTCAAAGCCACCTCCGATCCGCCAGCCCGTCCGGGGATCCAAGTAATAATCCCTGGTATCCCGGAACAGCGCGGTCCGAAATCCTGTGGTTGTCTGGCTGCCGAGCTGCCGGCAGATCAACGGCAGGAGATCCGGACAGAGGCCTGCTTGCGGATCCTTAAACCGAAGCTGTTCGGCAAAAAGACTGACGCTCCCCGAGACATACTCCGAGAGCCATCGTCCAAACATGACACTCGCGCCGGTTTTCTCCTCAAAATACGACAGGTAATTCGTCATGCTGCGGTAGATATCCAATTGCAGCGAGGTCAATGAGTCGTTGAGATAGGGGTTGCGAAAGGTGATCAAGCCCAGGGACCGCCGCTGGCCGAGCTGCCCGCGAATACGTCCCATATACCCCTCGCCGAAAAGATTGCCTTCCGTAATGTCCGCCATCGCGACCAGCTGGTCGAGCGTGCTGAATCCGCCGCCGATGCTGAACTGCCCCGTCGGCTTCTCTTTCACGCGCACATTGAGATCGACCTTGTCCGGAGCCACCTGCCCGGGAAGAATTTCCACCGTTTCAAAGAAGTTCAAATTGT from the Nitrospira sp. genome contains:
- the lpxA gene encoding acyl-ACP--UDP-N-acetylglucosamine O-acyltransferase, with product MQIHATAIVHPKAKLADDVAVGPFCLVGEHVTIGKGTRLLSHVTVEGWTDIGERNEFHPFSSIGGPPQHLGYKGEPTKVVIGDDNIFREYVTVNRATVQGGGITSVGNKNFLMAYVHVAHDCRLGSHLIMANAASLAGHITVGDHAIIGGLTGIHQFVRVGAYAMVGGCCAIGQDVPPFTRAAGGYRAHLYGLNSVGLRRHGFSSDRIAAIKKAYDLLFRSGHKIAEAVKLAKAEFKDQADVAQMLAFIEGTKRGVSRSVVKDQEGED
- the fabZ gene encoding 3-hydroxyacyl-ACP dehydratase FabZ, whose amino-acid sequence is MAGMEQAEIQALLPHRYPFLLVDRIKELEPDRRIVGIKNVTVNEPFFQGHFPGRPVMPGVLIIEAMAQVGGVLAFKSVITTGQPVVYLTGIDHAKFRKPVVPGDQLRFEIEVVKKRAPFWKMQAKAFVDDELVCEAEVTAMVTEEKAVKGDA
- a CDS encoding OmpH family outer membrane protein, producing the protein MKRHQGIAWGLGLVLGCVGLVQSALAAEPAKVGVMDQQAVMERSAAGKRALEEMKSYSLTRQKIISADDQELKDFEQSIQDPNSKLSEQAKQEKQEQFRAKLEAYQRRLADFNREVQQKQREMVMEYSKKIAEAAQAVAQKEGYLAILDKGSITSVRIVLYHQPALDVTDQVVKEFDRQNK
- a CDS encoding OmpH family outer membrane protein, translating into MNRFAWSMAGWTQVALLVVLVASATGCAGAGGKVEGKVGVLDPARILSDTAAGKKTKDSLAAFAKNRQILIELDEKELRRMEEDFVKQASVLSPAAKREREEVFRRRMQEYQQKVTDLNREVQEKQKDVMDGFREKVELVAGKVAKRLGLQVVFDKGKGGPTFYHDDTLDISGQVIEEFNREYP